Proteins encoded within one genomic window of Vidua macroura isolate BioBank_ID:100142 chromosome 2, ASM2450914v1, whole genome shotgun sequence:
- the LCP1 gene encoding plastin-2 isoform X2 — translation MASTAHFSEEEMAELREAFSKVDISGNGFIDTNDLTEVLKAANLPLPGYKARELIQSLTATGNGRISFDEFISIFQDLKSDDVAKSFRKQINKKEGICAIGGTSEQSSAGTQHSYSEEEKYAFVNWINKALEKDPDCKHVVPMNPETDDLFQAVGDGIVLCKMINFSVPDTIDERTINKKKLTPFTIQENLNLALNSASAIGCHVVNIGAEDLKEGKPYLVLGLLWQVIKIGLFADIEISRNEALIALLREGESLEDLMKLSPEDLLLRWANYHLENAGCNKVNNFSSDIKDSRAYYHLLNQVAPKGDEEGIPAITIDMSGLREKDDVQRAECMLQQAERLGCRQFVTATDVVRGNPKLNLAFIANLFNKYPALHKPENQDIDWSSIEGETREERTFRNWMNSLGVNPCVNHLYSDLSDALVIFQLYEKIKVPVDWNRVNKPPYPKLGGNMKKLENCNYAVELGKNQAKFSLVGIAGQDLNEGNRTLTLALIWQLMRRYTLNILEDIGGGEKVNDEIIVSWVNETLTAAGKDSTISSFKDSKISTSMPVLDLIDAIQPGSIKYDLLKTEDLNDEEKLNNAKYAISMARKIGARVYALPEDLVEVKPKMVMTVFACLMGKGMKKV, via the exons ATGGCATCGACAGCACACTTCTCCGAggaggagatggcagagctccgGGAGGCCTTCAGCAAAGTTG ATATCAGCGGGAATGGTTTCATCGATACCAATGATTTAACAGAGGTGTTGAAGGCTGCCAATCTCCCTCTCCCAGGATATAAAGCCAGAGAGCTCATTCAGAGTCTGACAGCCACAGGGAATGGCAGGATCAGTTTTGATGAATTTATTTCA ATTTTCCAAGACCTGAAGAGTGATGATGTTGCCAAGTCGTTCCGAAAGCAAATCAACAAGAAGGAGGGGATCTGTGCCATCGGTGGGACATCGGAGCAGTCCAGTGCTGGCACACAACACTCCTACTCAG aggaagaaaaatatgccTTTGTCAACTGGATTAACAAAGCCCTTGAGAAGGACCCTGACTGCAAGCACGTGGTGCCAATGAATCCAGAAACAGATGACCTCTTCCAGGCAGTCGGTGATGGCATAGTGCTTTG taaGATGATCAACTTTTCAGTGCCAGATACCATTGATGAGAGAACAATCAACAAAAAGAAACTCACACCCTTCACAATACAG GAAAATCTGAACCTGGCCCTGAACTCTGCTTCAGCCATTGGGTGCCATGTTGTTAACATTGGAGCTGAAGACTTAAAAGAAGGGAAACCTTACCTGGTTCTGGGTCTTTTATGGCAAGTCATCAAAATTGGACTCTTTGCTGACATAGAGATCAGCAGGAATGAAG CCTTGATTGCTCTTCTGAGAGAAGGAGAGAGCCTGGAGGATCTGATGAAGTTGTCTCCAGAGGATCTGCTGTTGAGATGGGCAAACTATCACCTGGAAAATGCAGGATGCAACAAAGTCAACAACTTCAGCTCAGACATCAAG GACTCAAGAGCTTATTACCATTTGCTGAACCAAGTTGCCCCTAAGGGAGATGAAGAAGGCATTCCAGCTATTACTATTGACATGTCAGGATTAAGG GAGAAGGACGACGTGCAGCGCGCCGAGTGCATGCTGCAGCAGGCCGAGCGCCTCGGTTGCCGCCAGTTCGTCACCGCCACCGACGTCGTCCGGGGCAACCCCAAGCTCAATCTGGCCTTCATTGCCAACTTGTTCAACAAATACCCTGCCCTGCATAAGCCAGAGAACCAGGACATTGACTGGAGCTCCATTGAAG GTGAGACAAGGGAAGAAAGGACATTTAGGAACTGGATGAACTCCCTTGGTGTTAATCCATGTGTAAATCACCTGTACAG tgACCTGTCAGATGCCTTGGTTATCTTCCAACTCTATGAAAAGATCAAAGTGCCAGTAGACTGGAACAGGGTGAACAAACCACCATATCCTAAACTGGGTGGCAACATGAAGAAG CTTGAAAACTGCAACTATGCAGTGGAACTGGGAAAGAATCAAGCCAAATTTTCCCTTGTTGGCATTGCTGGGCAAGATCTGAATGAAGGAAACCGTACACTCACGCTGGCCTTAATCTGGCAGTTGATGAGAAG GTACACCCTAAATATCCTTGAAGACATTGGTGGTGGAGAGAAGGTCAATGATGAAATTATTGTCAGCTGGGTCAATGAAACACtcactgcagctgggaaggatTCAACCATCTCCAGTTTCAAG GATAGCAAAATCAGCACCAGCATGCCAGTCCTGGATCTCATTGATGCCATCCAACCAGGGTCAATCAAGTATGACCTCTTGAAAACAGAGGACCTGAATGATGAGGAGAAACTAAATAATGCTAA ATATGCCATCTCTATGGCAAGAAAAATTGGAGCAAGAGTCTATGCCCTTCCAGAAGACCTGGTTGAAGTAAAACCCAAAATGGTCATGACAGTGTTTGCTTGCCTtatgggaaaaggaatgaaGAAAGTTTAA
- the LCP1 gene encoding plastin-2 isoform X1, with product MASTAHFSEEEMAELREAFSKVDISGNGFIDTNDLTEVLKAANLPLPGYKARELIQSLTATGNGRISFDEFISIFQDLKSDDVAKSFRKQINKKEGICAIGGTSEQSSAGTQHSYSEEEKYAFVNWINKALEKDPDCKHVVPMNPETDDLFQAVGDGIVLCKMINFSVPDTIDERTINKKKLTPFTIQENLNLALNSASAIGCHVVNIGAEDLKEGKPYLVLGLLWQVIKIGLFADIEISRNEALIALLREGESLEDLMKLSPEDLLLRWANYHLENAGCNKVNNFSSDIKQPDFYSIIKDSRAYYHLLNQVAPKGDEEGIPAITIDMSGLREKDDVQRAECMLQQAERLGCRQFVTATDVVRGNPKLNLAFIANLFNKYPALHKPENQDIDWSSIEGETREERTFRNWMNSLGVNPCVNHLYSDLSDALVIFQLYEKIKVPVDWNRVNKPPYPKLGGNMKKLENCNYAVELGKNQAKFSLVGIAGQDLNEGNRTLTLALIWQLMRRYTLNILEDIGGGEKVNDEIIVSWVNETLTAAGKDSTISSFKDSKISTSMPVLDLIDAIQPGSIKYDLLKTEDLNDEEKLNNAKYAISMARKIGARVYALPEDLVEVKPKMVMTVFACLMGKGMKKV from the exons ATGGCATCGACAGCACACTTCTCCGAggaggagatggcagagctccgGGAGGCCTTCAGCAAAGTTG ATATCAGCGGGAATGGTTTCATCGATACCAATGATTTAACAGAGGTGTTGAAGGCTGCCAATCTCCCTCTCCCAGGATATAAAGCCAGAGAGCTCATTCAGAGTCTGACAGCCACAGGGAATGGCAGGATCAGTTTTGATGAATTTATTTCA ATTTTCCAAGACCTGAAGAGTGATGATGTTGCCAAGTCGTTCCGAAAGCAAATCAACAAGAAGGAGGGGATCTGTGCCATCGGTGGGACATCGGAGCAGTCCAGTGCTGGCACACAACACTCCTACTCAG aggaagaaaaatatgccTTTGTCAACTGGATTAACAAAGCCCTTGAGAAGGACCCTGACTGCAAGCACGTGGTGCCAATGAATCCAGAAACAGATGACCTCTTCCAGGCAGTCGGTGATGGCATAGTGCTTTG taaGATGATCAACTTTTCAGTGCCAGATACCATTGATGAGAGAACAATCAACAAAAAGAAACTCACACCCTTCACAATACAG GAAAATCTGAACCTGGCCCTGAACTCTGCTTCAGCCATTGGGTGCCATGTTGTTAACATTGGAGCTGAAGACTTAAAAGAAGGGAAACCTTACCTGGTTCTGGGTCTTTTATGGCAAGTCATCAAAATTGGACTCTTTGCTGACATAGAGATCAGCAGGAATGAAG CCTTGATTGCTCTTCTGAGAGAAGGAGAGAGCCTGGAGGATCTGATGAAGTTGTCTCCAGAGGATCTGCTGTTGAGATGGGCAAACTATCACCTGGAAAATGCAGGATGCAACAAAGTCAACAACTTCAGCTCAGACATCAAG CAGCCTGACTTCTACAGCATTATAAAG GACTCAAGAGCTTATTACCATTTGCTGAACCAAGTTGCCCCTAAGGGAGATGAAGAAGGCATTCCAGCTATTACTATTGACATGTCAGGATTAAGG GAGAAGGACGACGTGCAGCGCGCCGAGTGCATGCTGCAGCAGGCCGAGCGCCTCGGTTGCCGCCAGTTCGTCACCGCCACCGACGTCGTCCGGGGCAACCCCAAGCTCAATCTGGCCTTCATTGCCAACTTGTTCAACAAATACCCTGCCCTGCATAAGCCAGAGAACCAGGACATTGACTGGAGCTCCATTGAAG GTGAGACAAGGGAAGAAAGGACATTTAGGAACTGGATGAACTCCCTTGGTGTTAATCCATGTGTAAATCACCTGTACAG tgACCTGTCAGATGCCTTGGTTATCTTCCAACTCTATGAAAAGATCAAAGTGCCAGTAGACTGGAACAGGGTGAACAAACCACCATATCCTAAACTGGGTGGCAACATGAAGAAG CTTGAAAACTGCAACTATGCAGTGGAACTGGGAAAGAATCAAGCCAAATTTTCCCTTGTTGGCATTGCTGGGCAAGATCTGAATGAAGGAAACCGTACACTCACGCTGGCCTTAATCTGGCAGTTGATGAGAAG GTACACCCTAAATATCCTTGAAGACATTGGTGGTGGAGAGAAGGTCAATGATGAAATTATTGTCAGCTGGGTCAATGAAACACtcactgcagctgggaaggatTCAACCATCTCCAGTTTCAAG GATAGCAAAATCAGCACCAGCATGCCAGTCCTGGATCTCATTGATGCCATCCAACCAGGGTCAATCAAGTATGACCTCTTGAAAACAGAGGACCTGAATGATGAGGAGAAACTAAATAATGCTAA ATATGCCATCTCTATGGCAAGAAAAATTGGAGCAAGAGTCTATGCCCTTCCAGAAGACCTGGTTGAAGTAAAACCCAAAATGGTCATGACAGTGTTTGCTTGCCTtatgggaaaaggaatgaaGAAAGTTTAA